The Fusarium poae strain DAOMC 252244 chromosome 2, whole genome shotgun sequence nucleotide sequence ATAGCTCGAACCTCAACGTCATGGCCGGGCTTCAGCCCGATATCTATGCAGCACTCAGCATTACCTGGGTCGCAGCTTTTCTGGCCCTTGTAATGCGAATCAAAGCCCggaggatgatgaagacgaaacTATGGATCGATGATTATTTTGCCATTGTCGCCTTGGTACGCAGATTCCATTTTCAACCTGCGCATGTACTCATTATTTGACTGTAGTTTTTCATCACGAGTTATTGTTCAGTGATTATTTACTGTATGCACAACATTTCCAAGATACCCACCTATCTGGCGCATTCGCTTATGATGGACATCTAGGGACCCATAGCTTTAAGCTCGGACTGTCACTCAGTACAATATCAGACCCGATCGAAGCCAGCCGCATCCAGGACCGATCACGACTCCTACTATGGATCTGTGAACTCCTCTATGCCTCATCAATTGCCTTTTGCAAACTAGCTATTCTATGCTTTTACTGGCGGGTGTTTCAGTATACGTCAATCCGATATGCCATCATAGGCCTGCTCGTCGCTGTGACCATCTGGATTATTCTTCGAACGTTTTTCGTTATATTCCACTGTGTTCCAGTTCAGGCATATTGGGATAAAAGTATACAAGGCGCGAAATGTCCCTTCAATGAAGCAAACTTCTTCTTTGCTACGATTCTCGTACACACGACAATGGATTGTATCATCTTGATTTTGCCAGTCATCGAAGTCATGAAGATGACTCTGCCATTGTCACAAAAGTTAGCTGTGATTGGTCTTTTCACCTCTGGAACTATGTACGTTGACTTAACTCATATGATGGAACTGTTACTTACTCCTGAGAAGAGTCTGCGTTGCGTCGATATTTGTGTTGGTCCATTCAAAGTTATACAATCCCCGAACCGACGATATTCCCAGAGACATGGCGGCGAATATGATGTGGTCTACTGTGGAAACTAATATGGCAGTCTTCTCAGGTATTCAAGCATCTATACCTATCATTGGATCGAAAGCTAACGCAAAATGAAGCCTGTCTCCCAATGCTTCGCCCTATCTTTCGCCACTTCCTTCCCGGGCTTTCAACGACAGAAGAATCAGCGCGAGCACCGATAAGCTTGTCAAACGTTGGGCCACATCCTATAACAAGAACCCAATCGCAAGTGAAGAAACAAGAGTTTCGAAGATCTGGTCGCTCTGGTCTATATGATCCAGAGCTAGGCGTGTTCCATGGATTTTGGGATATATCAAGTATCAGAAGTGTGGGCTCGAGGTCAGAAAGTGGCGCTACGTAGGTGCCTggaataatctttaataaaaaaaatactgATACTTTCATAACCTTCATCATGGAGTTGTGTAATCGACCGGTTTTCGTGCCGGGATTGTCCCGAGAAGAAGTCCGGAACGCCATGTTGCAAAGACATCGTTGTCCTGCTTTCCCCCAACAATCTTTTAAGTTCCGGATACACAAAGGCGTTTGGAGAGATTTCAACCTCAAATCTTTCAAGATGTATGTGAGTAATGATATGTGAATAATGAATAAATCGTATGATGATGCGTCGATACCCCGGAGATATGTGGATTGAGATCCAAACTATTCAACATGAAGCGAGCAGGCCCTTTGCAATTCGACGGCAGATGCAAATGCAAGACTCTGAACAAGGTACGAGAATTTGCAACCCTGTATGTTCGAGGTTGAAAAATAGGAGTCAACTTGCGATATTATGCGTTGGTCTGACACTTCTCAATATGGAGTTTGAGTGTCTTTGCTGTACGATCATTTGAGGTGCGAGGCAAATATTCCCTTTGTTCCTGCAACTTTGAATCGTCCTCGACATCTGCCCCAGAGTGTCATCCTTCGCATGATCTGGACTTGATCCGCAGTAGAGCCACCCGTGACGATCGCTCTGTTATCTTTCTATTTGTTCTGACGTTGATGCGATGGATCATTGAGATAAAACTAGACTAGGCGACCTGTAGGATGACGAGAAAACGAGAGCATAGACGTGGACGGTTACACCGAGCATAACGAGAAGACACATGACAAGCACGATACTCTTTCGTGAGCCGAGTCGGTCAAAAGAATAGGAGTCCATAATGAGAAACAGGCAATAGTAATGTACTGCGACAATAGAAGGAGAGGATATGAGCGGTCCGGTACCGTTTCTCGGTTAAAAGTATTTGTTTCGAGGATTAGACGATCAGTCGAGGCAAGGAAGCAAGTGGGCGAAGGTTCTCACTTGAAGATTTTTGACACGATTAAAATTACACAAAGACTTCTGCCAATTACACTCTTGCAGACCCCATAGTCACTGTGGCACAGACAAGTTAATCTATAAGACAGGAAGTGACCGATGAGCCGTTGGTTCGACATGATGGGACTTGTTGGGCCTTAGTGGAGGTGGCTCATTGGGCTTACCGTACCAGACGCGCCATGCTGCAGGGGGTTTTTGGTCAGACGGCTCACATGTTTAAGCCGATGGTTCTCAAAAGAGCACTGGAGATTGTTGGTCGACCTTACTACCCCCTGTAAGGAGGGCTGAACTAAGCGATCAGACCATGTCAATTCTCGGCGTCTTTGACCGACTCGTCTAGATCATTTGTTCAAATTGTGCGGCACAGTCTCGCTTCAAGACATGAATACCCCATCAGGATTGTAATTTCGACATGAGAAACGTTACATCAAAGCCAAGAGCGTGGCTATGACAAATATCTAAGTACAAACTTTTGTCACTCGATATTGCTCTAAAGACACGAGAACATAAGCAATGGCTCCGCCCCTCCTGCATTTTTATCAATCGTAACCTCCATATCTGATGTACCCCAGAAACCCACATCTATCTAGGTACCCAAACGTGCGATCGATGACTGCTTCTTCTCAAAATCTTGTCATCTGATCAGAATGGCTACATCATAACTCCAAACCTCTTCTCCCCACACTCAGATGTGCTGACAAGTTTAGAGAACGTTCATCGTGCTCCAGAATCAATGCTCACGGTCAAACCAGGCACGATTTCGATATTGCTGGGGCTGTCATCATCACCGAGAAGGGTAATATGGATGTGTCGTTGTTCATCTTGGCTGTTCTTCAACGTTAAAAGGTGTTTACCCTGTGTTGAACCCGAGTGAACAATAAAATGCCAAGTGCCTTCCTCTGATGAAGTTCCATGGATGCCGTTGTAGACTTGGGAGATAGTGTCACGATCAGTCTGAGGTACAAAGACCGAAACAGAAGACACGCCAGTAGCCTTTGACGGATGTTGGGTGTAGGAAGGTTGAGAGCCGTCGCCGTTTTGGTACGGGACGCGCAAATGCCTTTGAGTACGATCGAGACACCAGAAAGGAGCTTTTCCGGGCTGCAGAGGTTGACTAGAAACCGTGTAGGCAGATGCGACGGACCACTTCAATTCGACCCCATCTGGTCGAAGGCGGCCTCCAGGGACAGGGTCGTGATAGACAACTTTGGTACTAGATTCTTTCACCTGTTTTTGTATTATGCCAAAGTCCTTCTCGTCAGGGAGAGTATAGGCCCAGTCGACGATGGTGTTTTCTTCCAACTCTCCCCACCTATGCGCCTTTCGCTGTTCAGGATCAAGACCTTCCTGGAACGCTATGAGCTCGATATAGACGCCATCAGAGAACTCGATGAGTTTGTTGACTGTGCGGCCATCTGCATGGGTACCTCCATCTGTTATCCATGTAAGTTTAGCTTGATAAGGCCGAGAAGAATACAGCGTACCGATTACGATGAGAACATTCTCGAGCAACTTAGGCAGCTCTTGTAACGTCTTGTACGATACCAGAATGACAATGTGATCAAGTGTAGGTGTCATGGTAATAGTTTCTGGTGCTTTTATGATGGATTGTTTTGAGTTGAACCATCGCAAGTGAGGGGAAAACGAATCCTCATTGAGATATAAAGCATTCAATGGACCAATCACATGTCAGGCATGATCACGTCAATTGACACCAAAATTGCAACGACTCATAGAAGAGAAGGTTTTCAATTTCAATTCGACGAGGTTGAGGATAGGTAGGATATATCTTTCATGGGCCTAAATGCTCACCTACGAGGCGGTTATTCGATCACTTAGATACTCGTATGCAGTATAACATATGTCAGCTAGCAAGCTCCGAGTCATCTTCCTTGGCAGCTGGTACGAGCAAAGTCCTAAGCAAATCAATTTGATCTGATATATGAGTCTATCGATCTTAGCCGTCAACAATTGTAATCAGGACATGATATGCCCCCGATGAGGGAGGATAAACATGATTGAATAGGCACGCAACGCACAAGAGAAGCAGGTTCCTAAGGGAACAATATGGTAGGATGAAATTATCAAGATAAGAGAGAGGTACAAATTAAATCCTTAGCTACCTATACTAACAATACAGAATAGGATAAACTGATTTCAGTATGTTTGTATTGTAGGAAAGCTCAATGAAGCGAAGGTTGACAAAGTAAACGATAGATCCTAGTCAATACAACCTGGGCAAGTGAAACATTCTGGATCATCCCAAAGGGAATTCCAGGACGGGTCCCTGTTCAGATCTAGTGGAATGATCCCGCCGGATGTAGCAAGCTTGAAACCAGAGAGTTTACATCTGCCGTCTTTGAACCCGGAGCCCTTGCAGCCATGATAGGCACGGCAGATAGCGGCGCATGCTTCGGGTGAGTCCTGGTGAGGATATTGATCAATCACTTGATCGCCAAGGATGTACATTCCTGCCAACCAAGCTTCAGTATTACAGATGACTCCTTCTGGTGCATCTCTGCGTGTACAAAGATCTCCTTGTGTGTATGAACACATTTCAGAAGGTGTATTGGGGACAGACTCATCAACGCAATCTGGACAACTCCAACACCTTTGGTCCACCCAATAGGAGTTTTTCCAATTGTCACGTCCCTCGATAATTGTAAAGGCATCTCGGGTTATCACGGTATTTGTGAATAAACAACGGTTCTCATTTTCGAAGTAGCCAACTGACTGGCAGTCCGGTATCGACTTGCAGATGGCTACACACTGCATAGCGTTGTCCTGGTGTGGGTAATCTCTCCGCGACTCTTTCCACGTCTCCCCGTTAAAAAGGCCATAAAACTCACACATGCCATCAGGCGGCCATTTGGAAGGATCGCGTGCACATTCTTCGCCGTGAGTGTAGTTGCAAACCTCCGTGGGAGTTTCCGATGCAGTTGTGGTTTGTGAGGTAGTGGAGAAATCATCGATACTTGATGTTGACGCGATTTGCGTTGATTCATCACTTCGACCAGTGGTTTCTTGAGGGGGAACCTCGGCATCTCCAAACTCGAGCTGGTGAGCATCAATATTATCCGGCGTGACTTCATTGGAGACAAAGACTGAATCAATGTAGATCGTTGCTAATCCACTACCAGAGCAAGACATTGAGATACTCAAGCTCGCGCTCTGTGCATCGGCTTCCATGGTGGTGGATACTCTGTTCCACGATGTGCTCGCACCATCACCAGTGGAAACGCCTTGTGAAAAGGCTTGACGCTCTCCAAGATATGCATCAATTGTGCACGCCTGGTTTAATCCAATAGTGATTACACTGTAGTAGAACTGCAGTGTATAAAGAACAGTGCTGCTTGGACTCAAAGAGGTGAGCATCTGAGATATAGCGGCAAAGGAGTCTGTAGCCCTCTTTCTGTCGTTGGATGTTTTGAGGACGGCGCATCCGTCATCGGAGCCGGCATCTCCACTGAAACAGTCTCCGTTATGATATATGGCACCGCCCTCCGTCGCAAAACCCATGATACCACGCTCAGGATTGGGGTTTGGCATAGCAAACCTTCCGTTACGAATAGCGTTCGTGATGATGATAGGTTCTTCAGTCGTTGTCGTCGATTCCATGACCGTGGTGGTAGTTGGTCCCTCTGAAGTCGGTTGCAGTGTTATAGTTTCCGGCAAAGTTGATTCGATTGAAGCTGTAGTTTCCGGTAAGGTTGATTCGATTGAAGATGTAAGAATAGACGAAAAATCAGAAGTTTCTGTCAATAATGTTGTATCTGAGGAGAGAGAAGGAGTGGAGAAAGACGAGGATAAAGAAACTTCGTCGCTAGTGGATATATATGAGCTAGAAGTGGCAAAAACAGACGTCGATAAACTCGCGGTGGGCAACTCATTTATAGAAGAAGAACTTTCGAAGACAGGTAGAGCGAGTGTACTGGTAAATGCCGATGTCTTTGCTTCGAGAGAGCTCTGTACTTCTTCAGAGGTACCGAAAAAGGTCGGTGTTAATGTTTCTGTTTCAAAAGGGGTTGGTTTGTCAGATCTCGAGGGGGGGAGAGAGGGGAGCTCAATGCCATTGGTGAAGGACGGGAGTTTGACCGTGGATTGCTGGGAAGTGAAGTTGCTAAAAGATAGAGGGCGTGTAGGGTCAATCGTCATGGTAGGGAAAACTGTCTCCTCGTCTGTCACGTCCGGTAGTGATATGGAAACCGAACCTTCGGAAGAGGGTAGCTCTGGAGCTTGTGTACTCTCTACCTGGGTGTTGGCGGCAGTCGAAGTGTCCAGGCCATCGATCCGACCGTTGATGCATCGCTCAACTGTAGAGTGTTGTCGATTAGTTATATATTCCCAGTATAATCTAGATAGAAACTCACCTCCATAAATGGTCAGAGAAACAGGAACGCAACCTTGAGGCCTAGACGTGAATGTCATATACACCTCGCCGTCGGAGGATGTCTGGCAAAATGATGCCTGGCTACCAGGAAGTCTAGGGTTGATAAACCGGAGGGATCCTCCACTATTACTAAAGGTAGTAGTTATGTCGTCCACAGTAGGTACTGATGATGATTGGAATAGTTGGAAAGCATCACCAAGGTATGAAATGGGTATGCCTGCATCGAAGAGACGACCGTTTCCAAGGGTGAAGACAGTGGCGAAGGTGCAGATGTCATTGCCAACAAACCCGCCAATGTCTCGCTTCCTAGTTTCCTCGGAAGGGGTTATAGCGAAGATAATCCGTCGACCAGTTGGATCAAAGTCCACCGCCGTTGGCTCTGTCACTAATGCTGACGAAGACTGCTCTGTACTGAGTGTAGTGACCAGGTTTGGATTGACGTCTGATGAGAAGCGGTCTTCGTCACCAGTACTCAATGAAGTTGTTTGATCGGGCTCAGTAGCATTCTGGGAAGGTTCGGGAAGCTCAGTACCTATGGAAACAGGTGACAAGTATGTGGAAAGATAGGTAATACAGTATGTGCCAGGTCCTTGGTCATCATAGCTCACGTCGCCGAGCTCAGCAGAAGCAACGATCATCTTGGTGATGCCACCTAGCAACGCACATGCTGCAAATGGAAGCTTCATGATGAAATGATAGAAAGTATGAATGAGGTGTAACTGCCCAAAAACATCAATGGGAAACGGGCGAGTTGATATGGCTGGAAATTATCAGGCTGTTGGTTAAGCTATGCGAAATGCTGTTGGCCGTCGAGACAGGGCTGAGAGCCAACTCAATGAGATGCACCTGCGAGTAGGGGCGACTGAGATAGCTCACGCCATCATTTACGAAAAGGATCTGGGCAGTGTACTTTCGAACAAGATCTTTGCCACAGGGTGAGACACAACACTTAGATCGGTCAAACGCCCGATGAAAAAGACTGTTCAGCCTCAACAATCCCTTGCATGGGAGAAGAAGCTCCTGGTCAGCCAGCCACAAGTTATGTAAGGAACTGTCTCAGTGCAATGAAAGATGGAAATGTCTGAGACTGGTGTTAGGAAACGATCTGTTTTTGGGCTTCTCAGCCAGTCAGTTGTTTCTCCCTAGCACCAGTAGGATGGTGCAAACAATCGGGTTCATACACGTGGTTCTGCCATGTCTGATCGGAATCAGGGACAACAGTATATGCATAACTTCAACCAACAACTCTCAAGGGATTGCAACATATTGGGGAAATGCCAATGAGATTTTAGATTAATCTGAACCCAAGTGGAGTGATTTTCAGTCAAGTTGTATTTCTTGTCTTTATTTCCTATTAAATTGAGCAGTGGAAATTACTTGCGGCTGAGTTCCAATAACCAGAGAACCAACCGCTCACTCTAGACTGGTATTGAGGCATTCCCGGCGTCGATAGCGTCACTCATTTGCCATTGATGTTGAGAATCTGTAGTCTATGGGATTCGCCTCGCGTATGGGGATTGTGCGACACGTGGAGAGTGTGTCCTCTACGTGGTTCAACCGGTTGTGATTTTATACCAATGGTCAAGAATTTTGAAATCCGATTAAGTAGCCGTGGACAAGTTTGTGATGGTGTCAGGATCATTCTTTGGAAACCAATGTCTATCTAAGAATTCATTGTATCAGAATACATTGTATCAGAATACATCCGCCTGGGATGTGCCGTAGGCCTTCTAGTCTTCCCTGGTTTTGACGACCTCAACAGATTGTCTCCAGTCCGCTCTGATCATGTAGATAATCTCAACGGTAGCAATAACGGCAGAGCCTCCTATGACACCTGCCCATACACCGTTCAACCCTAGTTGTAACGGCCCCAATTCCAGCCAAACCGCAATAGGGACAGCAGCCATGTAGTTGACAATCAAGACTACCCACGCGGCGACTGACTGTTTAGCCAAACCTCTGAGAACCCCATTGCATCCACAAATGATTGAGTCGACGACCTGGAACCCTGCGACTGCAAACATTGTATCAGCTACAACGCGACGCACATCATGGTCGTCGGTGTAGAAAGGACCAATATAGTTCCTAAGCGACAACAAGATGGTTCCATTCATAGTTCCAATGGCAACAAATAGGATACCGTAGAGTA carries:
- a CDS encoding hypothetical protein (TransMembrane:5 (o6-25i37-61o89-114i126-149o169-192i)) — encoded protein: MAGLQPDIYAALSITWVAAFLALVMRIKARRMMKTKLWIDDYFAIVALFFITSYCSVIIYWTHSFKLGLSLSTISDPIEASRIQDRSRLLLWICELLYASSIAFCKLAILCFYWRVFQYTSIRYAIIGLLVAVTIWIILRTFFVIFHCVPVQAYWDKSIQGAKCPFNEANFFFATILVHTTMDCIILILPVIEVMKMTLPLSQKLAVIGLFTSGTMYVDLTHMMELLLTPEKSLRCVDICVGPFKVIQSPNRRYSQRHGGEYDVVYCGN
- a CDS encoding hypothetical protein (SECRETED:SignalP(1-22)); amino-acid sequence: MKLPFAACALLGGITKMIVASAELGDVSYDDQGPGTYCITYLSTYLSPVSIGTELPEPSQNATEPDQTTSLSTGDEDRFSSDVNPNLVTTLSTEQSSSALVTEPTAVDFDPTGRRIIFAITPSEETRKRDIGGFVGNDICTFATVFTLGNGRLFDAGIPISYLGDAFQLFQSSSVPTVDDITTTFSNSGGSLRFINPRLPGSQASFCQTSSDGEVYMTFTSRPQGCVPVSLTIYGVERCINGRIDGLDTSTAANTQVESTQAPELPSSEGSVSISLPDVTDEETVFPTMTIDPTRPLSFSNFTSQQSTVKLPSFTNGIELPSLPPSRSDKPTPFETETLTPTFFGTSEEVQSSLEAKTSAFTSTLALPVFESSSSINELPTASLSTSVFATSSSYISTSDEVSLSSSFSTPSLSSDTTLLTETSDFSSILTSSIESTLPETTASIESTLPETITLQPTSEGPTTTTVMESTTTTEEPIIITNAIRNGRFAMPNPNPERGIMGFATEGGAIYHNGDCFSGDAGSDDGCAVLKTSNDRKRATDSFAAISQMLTSLSPSSTVLYTLQFYYSVITIGLNQACTIDAYLGERQAFSQGVSTGDGASTSWNRVSTTMEADAQSASLSISMSCSGSGLATIYIDSVFVSNEVTPDNIDAHQLEFGDAEVPPQETTGRSDESTQIASTSSIDDFSTTSQTTTASETPTEVCNYTHGEECARDPSKWPPDGMCEFYGLFNGETWKESRRDYPHQDNAMQCVAICKSIPDCQSVGYFENENRCLFTNTVITRDAFTIIEGRDNWKNSYWVDQRCWSCPDCVDESVPNTPSEMCSYTQGDLCTRRDAPEGVICNTEAWLAGMYILGDQVIDQYPHQDSPEACAAICRAYHGCKGSGFKDGRCKLSGFKLATSGGIIPLDLNRDPSWNSLWDDPECFTCPGCID